One window from the genome of Yarrowia lipolytica chromosome 1B, complete sequence encodes:
- a CDS encoding uncharacterized protein (Compare to YALI0B05434g, no similarity) → MTQTKYEPVGEENEVQEDVARKPRSNRNTIHWVVHFVQLAILIAVLGVFYSNPWTLREQTSKDESDGVRMDISVTFTDDVYHGNSSSPYVGLPSDEQDKRWEQLYHQHVTINDKQTQLSVYHQMWCLDFLRKMCTPYFYFPEAGIEELGRLGKQRQHCIDQLRQYVMCNADITEMPMEEVDGIKIGSSRVEHKKCADYSALLEKY, encoded by the coding sequence ATGACACAAACGAAGTACGAGCCAGTTGGCGAAGAAAACGAGGTTCAAGAAGATGTTGCGCGCAAACCGCGTTCTAACAGAAATACCATTCACTGGGTGGTGCATTTCGTTCAGCTGGCTATTCTCATCGCAGTTCTGGGCGTGTTTTATTCCAACCCCTGGACCTTACGCGAGCAGACTAGCAAGGACGAATCTGATGGTGTTCGAATGGACATTTCCGTGACCTTCACTGATGATGTGTATCACGGAAATTCCTCGTCGCCTTATGTGGGTTTGCCCTCGGACGAACAAGATAAGAGATGGGAACAGCTTTATCACCAGCACGTCACAATCAACGATAAGCAGACCCAGCTAAGTGTTTATCACCAAATGTGGTGTCTCGACTTCCTGAGAAAGATGTGCACGCCATACTTTTATTTTCCTGAAGCTGGAATTGAGGAACTCGGCCGTCTAGGGAAACAGCGACAGCACTGCATCGACCAGCTTCGACAGTACGTCATGTGTAATGCTGATATTACAGAGATGCCtatggaggaggtggatggAATCAAAATCGGTAGTTCTCGGGTTGAACATAAGAAGTGCGCAGATTACTCAGCCCTGTTGGAGAAATACTGA
- a CDS encoding uncharacterized protein (Compare to YALI0B05368g, similar to Saccharomyces cerevisiae URA7 (YBL039C) and URA8 (YJR103W); ancestral locus Anc_7.476, highly similar to uniprot|P28274 Saccharomyces cerevisiae YBL039C CTP synthase 1 (EC 6.3.4.2) (UTP-- ammonia ligase 1)) — MKYVVVSGGVISGIGKGVLASSTGLLLKTKGLKVTSIKIDPYMNIDAGTMSPLEHGEVFVLNDGGEADLDLGNYERYINVTLTRDHNITTGKIYQHVIERERRGEYLGKTVQIVPHLTNAIQDWIERVAKIPVDDTDEEPDVCIIELGGTVGDIESAPFVEALRQFQFRVGPDNFALIHVSLVPFIHGEQKTKPTQAAIKDLRSLGLTPDIIACRCQAELEASTINKIAMFCNLGPKQVLDVYDVNSTYHVPLLLQKQGIIDLLTRKLALDQISISGRFRDRGNGLLGKWRQLTTQHDRSFETVSIAMVGKYTHLQDSYLSVIKALEHSAMKCHRRLEILWIESSDLESESDEKAKYHQAWTKLCRADGILVPGGFGTRGTEGMIKAANWARENKKPYLGICLGLQIAVIEFARNVCELDGANSEELDPETETKAVVFMPEGDREKLGGTMRLGARTTVFQPGSEKSKIRKLYGSADSVEERHRHRYEVNPELVETFEAAGLKFVGRDTAGQRMQVLELDNHPYYVATQYHPEYLSRVLDPSRPILGLVAAACGKLDEITKGQSAEIASGEF; from the exons ATGAAATACGTGGTTGTCTCTGGAG GTGTCATTTCCGGCATTGGTAAGGGTGTCttggcctcttccactggccTTTtgctcaagaccaagggTCTCAAGGTCACATCCATCAAAATTGATCCCTACATGAACATTGACGCCGGAACGATGTCTCCTCTGGAGCACGGTGAGGTTTTTGTTCTCAACGATGGTGGTGAAGCTGATTTGGATCTCGGTAACTACGAGCGGTACATCAACGTCACCCTTACTCGGGACCACAACATTACCACCGGTAAGATCTACCAGCACGTGATTGAGCGAGAGAGACGAGGTGAGTATCTTGGAAAGACTGTGCAGATTGTTCCTCATCTCACCAACGCCATTCAAGACTGGATTGAGCGTGTGGCCAAGATTCCCGTCGATGACACTGACGAGGAGCCTGACGTCTGCATCATCGAACTCGGAGGTACTGTTGGTGACATTGAGTCCGCTCCTTTTGTTGAGGCTCTTCGGCAGTTCCAGTTCCGTGTCGGTCCTGACAATTTCGCACTCATCCACGTGTCTCTCGTGCCCTTCATTCACGGTGAGCAGAAAACCAAGCCTACCCAGgccgccatcaaggactTGCGATCGCTGGGTCTGACCCCCGACATTATTGCATGCCGATGTCAGGCTGAGCTTGAGGCTAGTACAATCAACAAGATTGCCATGTTCTGCAACCTTGGTCCCAAGCAGGTGCTTGATGTGTACGACGTCAACTCTACCTACCAtgttcctcttcttctgcagaaGCAAGGAATTATCGACTTGCTCACCCGAAAATTGGCTCTCGACCAAATCTCGATCTCAGGAAGATTCCGAGATCGTGGTAATGGTCTGCTCGGAAAATGGCGACAGCTAACTACTCAGCATGACCGGTCGTTCGAGACTGTTTCCATTGCAATGGTTGGAAAGTACACACATCTTCAGGATTCTTACCTATCTGTCATTAAGGCCCTGGAGCACTCCGCCATGAAGTGCCACCGAAGACTCGAGATTCTGTGGATTGAGTCGTCCGACTTGGAGTCTGAGTCAGATGAGAAGGCAAAGTACCACCAGGCTTGGACTAAGTTGTGCCGGGCAGATGGTATCCTTGTTCCTGGTGGTTTTGGCACTCGAGGAACTGAGGGTATGATCAAGGCCGCAAACTGGGCCCGAGAAAACAAGAAGCCTTACCTTGGTATCTGTCTGGGTCTTCAGATTGCCGTCATCGAGTTTGCACGAAATGTCTGTGAGCTTGATGGGGCCAACTCGGAAGAGCTGGACCCTGAGACCGAGACCAAGGCTGTGGTTTTCATGCCTGAGGGAGACCGAGAAAAGCTCGGAGGTACTATGCGACTTGGCGCTCGAACTACTGTATTCCAGCCCGGCTCTGAGAAGTCTAAGATTCGAAAGCTGTACGGCTCTGCCGACAGTGTCGAGGAGCGACACCGACACCGATACGAGGTTAACCCtgagctggtggagaccTTTGAGGCTGCCGGTCTCAAGTTTGTTGGCAGAGACACCGCTGGCCAACGAATGCAGGTGCTTGAGCTTGATAACCACCCTTACTACGTGGCTACTCAGTACCACCCCGAGTACCTTTCCCGAGTGCTGGATCCTTCTAGACCTATCTTGGGTCTCGTGGCTGCTGCCTGTGGTAAGCTTGATGAGATCACCAAGGGCCAGTCTGCCGAAATTGCCAGCGGTGAGTTTTAA
- a CDS encoding uncharacterized protein (Compare to YALI0B05390g, similar to uniprot|Q03441 Saccharomyces cerevisiae YDL001W Hypothetical protein), protein MSENQPLLGAPTRGPLKTHVIGPSASSNASSSATARKRPPVDQSTPPQLNHRIGPQRTSRTTQKLKLLPEEPDRDDDDESGREVYSQVTRIKDPPARKDAERLGKAHRDLLPRVTAYCTASSYRMRDITKYLQSRKHRRAHPKLFDECLYTPYSYRDQEISAQEDFIRIDDEGGDIDVVITRTDVFLFEYGVVVLWGFTEAEEKRFLKELARFETEKLADEDVQVEEFNYYITQSYQPRIYNDFITLRDGRNYMMKLSISHAIAQSAKISLFEELVENTIEDTQDFPQEIAVTGKIDMDRSDIIKSIGELFILRININLHGSILDSPELMWAEPHLEPIYQATRGYLEINQRVSLLNNRLEVISDLLSMLKEQLGHSHGEYLEFIVIVLIAVEVVVAILNVIVDLTAENL, encoded by the coding sequence ATGTCTGAAAACCAACCTCTGTTGGGTGCACCTACCCGAGGCCCTCTCAAGACTCACGTCATTGGTCCCAGCGCATCTTCAAATGCATCTAGCTCTGCGACAGCTCGCAAAAGACCACCTGTGGACCAGAGCACTCCGCCTCAGCTTAACCACAGAATTGGACCTCAAAGAACATCGAGAACGACACAAAAGCTCAAATTGCTACCCGAAGAGCCCGACcgtgacgacgacgacgaaagTGGTCGTGAGGTGTACTCCCAAGTCACACGAATCAAAGATCCCCCCGCACGTAAGGACGCCGAGCGGCTAGGCAAGGCACACCGAGATCTACTTCCGAGAGTCACTGCATACTGCACAGCGTCTTCGTATAGAATGCGTGACATAACAAAGTACCTTCAATCACGGAAACACAGACGGGCACATCCTAAGCTGTTTGATGAGTGCCTTTACACGCCCTACTCGTATCGGGACCAAGAGATTTCTGCGCAGGAGGATTTCATTCGAATCGATGACGAGGGAGGCGATATTGATGTCGTTATCACTCGAACTGATGTTTTTCTGTTTGAATATGGTGTGGTGGTTCTGTGGGGTTTCACAGAAGCTGAGGAAAAGCGGTtcctcaaggagctggctcGTTTCGAAACAGAGAAACTTGCTGACGAGGATGTCCAGGTCGAGGAGTTCAATTACTACATCACACAGTCGTATCAGCCTCGAATTTACAACGATTTCATTACTCTCAGGGACGGACGAAATTACATGATGAAACTCTCGATATCACACGCAATTGCGCAGTCAGCCAAGATCTCGCTGTTTGAAGAACTAGTCGAAAACACCATTGAAGACACCCAGGATTTCCCCCAGGAGATTGCTGTGACAGGTAAGATTGATATGGACCGAAGCGATATTATCAAATCTATAGGTGAGCTATTCATTCTGagaatcaacatcaacttACATGGCTCCATTCTTGATTCACCCGAACTGATGTGGGCTGAGCCGCACTTGGAGCCGATCTACCAAGCCACCCGCGGATACTTGGAGATCAACCAACGGGTCAGCCTACTTAACAATCGTCTCGAAGTAATTTCAGACTTGCTCTCTATGTTGAAGGAGCAACTGGGCCATTCGCACGGCGAGTACCTCGAGTTTATTGTTATCGTGCTGATTGCAGTCGAGGTTGTGGTGGCTATCCTCAACGTAATCGTTGATTTGACGGCAGAAAATTTGTAA
- a CDS encoding uncharacterized protein (Compare to YALI0B05302g, ancestral locus Anc_2.209, similar to uniprot|Q8J0J9 Parasitella parasitica Acyl- CoA thioester hydrolase (EC 3.1.2.1)) — protein MLRLRTPFNRAIQLSAHSRALSCSAPTNQAKVMIHKTEDGSHLFQPVASKPSISPTRRTHTWLEAYRAREASRDPKTGKSTTLSFDFNKSQSDQKVSDRTVDDSFSYVILPFKDDPWFLDAYINSFGRLRFGQIFQDLDALAGVIAHNHCMPAEPMIVTASVDRVTILKRLDQVDDKNITLSGHVTWTGRSSMEITIKAAQTSTPASELHDLKENQIKDKDVFLTAGFTFVARDPLTQKSFAINRLVPRNAKERADFERASKFNAHKKELAKTHDLAIAPPTEEEAKLIHDMWIETRDKPTLPAHTKRMADTVIHSTQVMQPQYRNRHSYMIFGGYLLRTTFELAYACAAAFTHSSPRFVSLDSTTFRAPVPVGSVCYLTATVVDTIKITKDNDTEVFTNNSKPGTLVQVRVDSTVKDLDHDTTTNTGQFTYSYFVEDTFFDVVPESYSEMMQYVEGRRTSQSTKKYHELMKSERAFE, from the coding sequence ATGCTTCGACTGAGAACTCCGTTTAACCGGGCTATCCAACTAAGCGCCCATAGCCGAGCCCTATCGTGTTCCGCGCCCACCAATCAGGCCAAAGTCATGATCCACAAGACCGAGGACGGATCTCATCTCTTCCAGCCTGTGGCTTCTAAGCCATCAATTAGTCCTACGCGACGTACTCATACTTGGCTGGAAGCGTACAGAGCGCGAGaggcgtcacgtgatcccaAGACAGGCAAGTCTACAACTTTGTCTTTTGATTTCAACAAATCTCAAAGCGATCAGAAGGTGTCTGACAGGACTGTAGATGACTCTTTTTCTTACGTGATTTTGCCTTTCAAGGATGACCCCTGGTTCCTCGATGCCTACATCAATTCTTTTGGCAGACTGAGATTCGGCCAGATATTCCAGGATTTGGATGCACTGGCAGGAGTCATTGCCCATAACCATTGTATGCCTGCCGAGCCCATGATCGTGACAGCGTCTGTTGACCGGGTGACGATTCTCAAACGACTTGACCAAGTGGATGATAAGAACATCACTCTCagtggtcatgtgacttgGACTGGCCGATCTTCAATGGAGATTACTATCAAGGCAGCCCAGACTTCCACACCTGCTTCTGAGCTTCACGATCTGAAGGAGAACcagatcaaggacaaggatgTGTTCCTTACAGCGGGATTTACGTTCGTGGCTCGAGATCCACTGACCCAGAAATCGTTCGCCATCAACCGGTTGGTTCCTCGAAACGCGAAGGAGCGGGCTGATTTCGAAAGAGCCTCCAAGTTCAACGCACATAAGAAGGAGCTTGCTAAGACTCATGATCTTGCTATCGCACCCCCTACTGAAGAAGAGGCCAAATTAATTCACGATATGTGGATCGAAACTCGAGATAAGCCGACGCTCCCCGCACATACCAAGCGAATGGCTGACACAGTCATTCACTCCACCCAGGTAATGCAGCCCCAGTACCGAAACCGTCACTCGTACATGATTTTCGGTGGCTATCTTCTCCGAACTACGTTCGAGCTTGCTTATGCGTGCGCCGCCGCTTTCACCCACTCTTCACCTCGATTCGTTTCTCTTGACTCAACTACATTCCGAGCTCCTGTACCTGTCGGATCCGTCTGCTATCTTACTGCCACCGTTGTCGACACAATTAAGATCACTAAGGATAACGATACTGAGGTATTCACCAACAACAGTAAGCCTGGTACTCTTGTTCAGGTGCGAGTTGACTCGACTGTGAAGGACttggaccatgacactaCAACCAATACTGGTCAATTCACATACTCCTATTTCGTGGAGGATACGTTTTTCGATGTCGTCCCTGAGAGCTATTCTGAGATGATGCAGTATGTCGAGGGCCGAAGAACTTCACAGAGCACCAAGAAGTACCACGAATTGATGAAAAGCGAAAGAGCTTTTGAGTGA
- a CDS encoding uncharacterized protein (Compare to YALI0B05346g, similar to DEHA0E22990g Debaryomyces hansenii IPF 11107.1), producing MALPPKYAASHILELGSGDETVNVDLFVDFNCPFSKIIWDKIENPGTNALFERVGEVKGRKLRFVFRNVPQPWHPQSTLLHEASLAVGQLAPSKFWEFAKILFDHQPEFFDTECADETRGETYKRLSKLAAEVGVEESKFLELLTVGKSKDGKPSNTGNAVTNDLKPFVRFHRQNGVHMTPTVAINGIVDPAFESSTPVDVWIEKLSK from the coding sequence ATGGCCCTCCCCCCCAAGTACGCTGCGTCACACATCCTGGAGCTTGGCTCTGGAGACGAAACAGTGAATGTTGACCTCTTCGTCGACTTCAACTGTCCCTTCTCCAAGATCATCTGGGACAAGATTGAGAACCCTGGCACAAACGCCTTGTTCGAACGAGTTGGTGAGGTCAAGGGTCGAAAGCTGCGATTTGTCTTCAGAAACGTTCCCCAGCCCTGGCATCCTCAATCCACTCTGCTACACGAGGCGTCTCTCGCTGTGGGCCAGCTCGCACCTTCTAAATTCTGGGAGTTCGCTAAGATCCTGTTCGATCACCAGCCCGAATTTTTCGACACAGAGTGCGCTGATGAAACTCGTGGTGAGACATATAAAAGACTTTCCAAGCTGGCAGCCGAAGTTGGAGTCGAGGAGTCGAAGTTCCTCGAGCTGTTGACCGTCGGAAAGTCAAAGGATGGCAAGCCATCCAACACCGGCAATGCAGTCACTAATGATCTTAAGCCCTTCGTCAGATTCCACCGACAAAATGGTGTCCACATGACACCTACTGTTGCTATCAATGGAATTGTGGATCCTGCTTTTGAGTCTTCTACACCCGTGGATGTTTGGATCGAGAAGCTTTCTAAGTGA
- a CDS encoding uncharacterized protein (Compare to YALI0B05412g, weakly similar to uniprot|Q966L2 Caenorhabditis elegans Hypothetical protein E01A2.1) — protein MLTNDQTCTTHLIIIMSAIIWTGNIQQNPVQPTIPLPSVLADSVKGHDLSVSSVIKNKSVCDFAVGSEITGKLFLPSTITVEQCFDFVTEAMQPFKAKGAFKFTTLIISIEGLAFSDEVEEMDTSADTVIALYKAAAKAAAKLQVVEHFGVCEFSQDLLEALLKSIEPEFKPVIDHINAADCCVLPPGLIKLSTREGIRLVAHHDPETSLSVSDLAKVGSELGVQFKRWDWILKLTAVIKDRQVLHGSEYVVKAVY, from the coding sequence ATGCTTACTAACGATCAAACTTGCACCACTCacctcatcatcatcatgaGCGCTATCATCTGGACCGGAAACATCCAACAAAACCCTGTGCAGCCTACGATTCCTCTGCCCAGTGTCCTAGCTGACTCTGTTAAGGGACACGACCTTTCGGTCTCGTCGGTGATCAAGAATAAATCAGTGTGTGATTTCGCTGTCGGCTCGGAAATCACAGGCAAGCTGTTTCTGCCCAGCACCATTACTGTGGAACAGtgttttgattttgttACTGAGGCCATGCAGCCTTTCAAGGCTAAGGGTGCTTTCAAGTTTACTACACTTATCATCTCGATAGAAGGCCTTGCCTTCTCAgacgaggtggaagagATGGACACGTCGGCAGATACTGTGATTGCGCTGTACAAGGCCGccgccaaggctgctgcaAAACTGCAGGTTGTGGAGCATTTTGGCGTGTGTGAGTTTTCTCAGGATTTGCTCGAAGCCTTACTCAAAAGCATAGAGCCCGAATTCAAACCTGTGATCGACCATATCAACGCTGCTGATTGTTGTGTACTTCCCCCCGGCTTGATCAAGCTATCAACTCGCGAAGGCATTCGTCTGGTGGCTCACCACGACCCTGAAACATCTCTGAGCGTCAGTGATCTGGCCAAAGTAGGATCAGAACTAGGCGTGCAGTTCAAGAGATGGGACTGGATTTTGAAACTCACGGCTGTGATTAAGGATAGACAGGTGCTACATGGAAGCGAGTACGTCGTCAAGGCTGTGTATTAA